A window of Vigna unguiculata cultivar IT97K-499-35 chromosome 4, ASM411807v1, whole genome shotgun sequence contains these coding sequences:
- the LOC114180626 gene encoding uncharacterized protein LOC114180626 yields MVSIRAAVDQNSVAAKMQREMNRQLEELRRKNEEELNALREENQRMRVQIEQNAPQREESHSNEEGGDGTGRDESRVQTTTKQTEARPREARRHSFMDGIMEVELPARWKGLTMSQYDGTTNPEERVDIFTTQAGLYTSDDAILCRVFPTSLKGPELNWFTRLPLNSIDCFDTLATRFGIQFATSKPHHLTSLALVNIRQEKGESLQEFMERFGKISLNISNLNPEVTMHHLITALKPGPFVNSLCKKPEKRHHDRERTLAPRSGHRFKDSRQPKYSRYTHLVSNRARILEEALNTDLITAPRRAPTPPNANTTKHCRYHQNYGHTTEECFTLKDKIEELIQVGHLRRFVKREGGGFSSRGEREKCYEQPRRTSGYREREGEGTRKGAEPKKDYERDRRERPLRGIINYILGGFVGGGATTSARKKYVQAIQSVNAVTVCPRQHMPPITFRDDDFQAIDPQHDDPMVISVEIEDFAVRKTLVDPGSSVDILYWDTLRKLKIPEGEIQEYSEPIESTEEFHFDEHRYTHVSRTLVKTFEMREVL; encoded by the exons ATGGTGTCGATAAGAGCAGCAGTCGATCAAAATTCAGTAGCAGCGAAGATGCAACGAGAGATGAACCGCCAGTTGGAGGAATTAAGGCGCAAGAATGAAGAAGAGTTAAACGCCCTAAGGGAGGAGAATCAGCGGATGCGAGTGCAAATTGAGCAGAATGCCCCACAAAGGGAGGAATCCCATAGCAATGAAGAAGGAGGGGACGGTACCGGGCGAGACGAGTCTCGAGTACAAACCACCACCAAGCAAACAGAAGCAAGGCCCAGAGAAGCCAGACGCCACTCCTTCATGGACGGGATCATGGAAGTGGAACTTCCCGCACGCTGGAAGGGGTTAACTATGAGCCAGTACGATGGCACTACTAATCCGGAGGAGCGCGTGGACATCTTCACCACCCAGGCAGGATTGTATACTTCGGATGATGCAATCCTCTGTCGTGTTTTCCCAACATCCCTAAAAGGGCCTGAACTCAATTGGTTCACACGATTACCACTCAACTCTATCGATTGTTTCGATACGTTGGCCACCCGTTTTGGCATACAGTTCGCCACCAGTAAGCCACACCATCTTACTTCTCTGGCATTGGTAAATATACGACAGGAAAAAGGAGAGTCTCTGCAGGAATTTATGGAACGATTTGGGAAGATATCCTTGAATATCTCTAATTTGAATCCTGAggtcaccatgcaccacctcaTAACAGCATTAAAGCCTGGCCCTTTCGTTAACAGTCTATGCAAGAAGCCC GAGAAGAGGCACCATGATAGAGAGCGAACGTTAGCACCCCGATCCGGCCACAGGTTCAAAGACTCTAGGCAGCCGAAGTACAGCAGGTACACACACCTTGTGTCCAATAGAGCCAGAATTCTGGAGGAAGCACTGAACACCGATCTAATAACAGCCCCTCGAAGGGCTCCGACTCCCCCGAACGCCAATACCACCAAGCATTGCCGGTATCACCAAAATTATGGGCATACAACGGAAGAATGTTTTACCTTGAAAGacaaaatcgaggaactgataCAGGTGGGACACCTAAGAAGATTCGTAAAACGGGAAGGCGGGGGATTCTCTTCCAGGGGAGAACGAGAAAAATGCTACGAACAACCACGAAGGACATCAGGATACCGAGAGAGGGAAGGAGAAGGCACCCGAAAAGGGGCTGAACCCAAAAAAGATTATGAGCGGGATAGGAGAGAAAGACCGCTGAGAggaataattaattacattttaggAGGCTTCGTAGGAGGTGGAGCCACTACGTCCGCAAGAAAGAAGTACGTACAAGCAATTCAGAGCGTCAATGCCGTAACAGTGTGTCCCAGGCAGCACATGCCACCCATCACGTTTCGAGACGATGATTTCCAAGCGATCGACCCCCAACATGACGACCCAATGGTGATATCAGTAGAGATCGAGGACTTCGCGGTCAGAAAAACCCTGGTGGACCCGGGTAGTTCGGTGGACATCCTATACTGGGACACTCTCAGAAAGCTGAAAATTCCAGAAGGGGAGATCCAAGAATACTCAGAACCAATCGAAAGCACAGAAGAATTCCATTTTGATGAGCATCGGTACACCCATGTCAGCAGGACACTTGTAAAGACCTTCGAGATGCGGGAAGTATTATAA